One window from the genome of Salvia miltiorrhiza cultivar Shanhuang (shh) chromosome 7, IMPLAD_Smil_shh, whole genome shotgun sequence encodes:
- the LOC130995955 gene encoding D-aminoacyl-tRNA deacylase isoform X2, with the protein MATLVVATTADPASINPAKALLSMPGWLPGPTLDGGIRSFKNGDVVRLLQQDKFIIEEDDLDLRWEAATGETVAELLFLSRHAAVSTRPALTIHPIGVPHLKEGDVLPQGGRAGWAAPPCPRIGPWLMLLKKLAESHNLVPEFEITLEATHHGPVTSKPAMFIEIGSTEEYWGREDAAQVIAQLVWEGLGLGASDAVGVWRSTTEKKRVLLGLGGGHYVPRHMDIIQKEGTWVGHLISGYSLPMEDPGQTKSSISAESIGGTWKQSIQVAFDATKAAFPGGEILAHLDHKSFKGWQKTAIIDFLGKQNIKIGKQADFC; encoded by the exons ATGGCGACTTTAGTGGTGGCGACCACCGCTGATCCGGCGTCGATCAACCCGGCCAAAGCCCTTCTCTCCATGCCCGGCTGGCTGCCGGGCCCCACCCTCGACGGCGGGATCAGGAGCTTCAAGAACGGCGACGTCGTTCGTCTATTGCAGCAGGACAAATTCATAATTGAAGAAGACGACCTCGACTTGAGGTGGGAGGCCGCCACCGGTGAGACTGTGGCGGAGCTCCTCTTTCTTTCCCGCCACGCCGCCGTCTCCACCCGCCCTGCCCTCACCATCCACCCTATAG GAGTACCACATTTGAAGGAGGGAGATGTTCTACCGCAAGGGGGAAGGGCGGGATGGGCTGCACCGCCTTGTCCGCGTATAGGGCCATGGCTGATGCTTTTGAAGAAGCTTGCTGAATCCCACAACTTAGTACCTGAATTTGAG ATAACATTGGAAGCTACTCATCATGGACCTGTAACATCTAAACCAGCTATGTTCATTGAGATAG GTAGCACAGAAGAATACTGGGGAAGAGAGGATGCTGCTCAAGTTATTGCTCAA TTGGTATGGGAGGGACTTGGTCTTGGAGCAAGTGATGCTGTCGGAGTTTGGCGCAG TACAACTGAAAAGAAGAGAGTGCTGCTTGGTCTTGGAGGAGGACATTATGTACCCCGTCATATGGACATAATTCA AAAAGAGGGAACTTGGGTTGGCCACCTCATATCTGGATATTCTCTTCCAATGGAAGATCCCGGGCAGACAAAATCGAGTATAAGTGCTGAAAGCATTGGAGGGACGTGGAAACAATCAATCCAAGTTGCTTTCGATGCTACAAAAGCAGCCTTCCCAGGCGGGGAAATCTTGGCTCATCTTGATCACAA GAGTTTCAAGGGTTGGCAGAAGACTGCCATCATAGATTTCCTAGGCAAGCAGAATATAAAGATAGGTAAGCAGGCAGATTTCTGCTGA
- the LOC130995955 gene encoding D-aminoacyl-tRNA deacylase isoform X1 — MKGETRAVGKNIFTKLYSGSHFHSTPPLSALRKMATLVVATTADPASINPAKALLSMPGWLPGPTLDGGIRSFKNGDVVRLLQQDKFIIEEDDLDLRWEAATGETVAELLFLSRHAAVSTRPALTIHPIGVPHLKEGDVLPQGGRAGWAAPPCPRIGPWLMLLKKLAESHNLVPEFEITLEATHHGPVTSKPAMFIEIGSTEEYWGREDAAQVIAQLVWEGLGLGASDAVGVWRSTTEKKRVLLGLGGGHYVPRHMDIIQKEGTWVGHLISGYSLPMEDPGQTKSSISAESIGGTWKQSIQVAFDATKAAFPGGEILAHLDHKSFKGWQKTAIIDFLGKQNIKIGKQADFC, encoded by the exons ATGAAAGGTGAAACAAGAGCCGTCGGCAAAAACATTTTCACCAAGTTATATAGCGGAAGCCACTTCCACTCCACGCCACCTCTCTCCGCCCTCCGCAAAATGGCGACTTTAGTGGTGGCGACCACCGCTGATCCGGCGTCGATCAACCCGGCCAAAGCCCTTCTCTCCATGCCCGGCTGGCTGCCGGGCCCCACCCTCGACGGCGGGATCAGGAGCTTCAAGAACGGCGACGTCGTTCGTCTATTGCAGCAGGACAAATTCATAATTGAAGAAGACGACCTCGACTTGAGGTGGGAGGCCGCCACCGGTGAGACTGTGGCGGAGCTCCTCTTTCTTTCCCGCCACGCCGCCGTCTCCACCCGCCCTGCCCTCACCATCCACCCTATAG GAGTACCACATTTGAAGGAGGGAGATGTTCTACCGCAAGGGGGAAGGGCGGGATGGGCTGCACCGCCTTGTCCGCGTATAGGGCCATGGCTGATGCTTTTGAAGAAGCTTGCTGAATCCCACAACTTAGTACCTGAATTTGAG ATAACATTGGAAGCTACTCATCATGGACCTGTAACATCTAAACCAGCTATGTTCATTGAGATAG GTAGCACAGAAGAATACTGGGGAAGAGAGGATGCTGCTCAAGTTATTGCTCAA TTGGTATGGGAGGGACTTGGTCTTGGAGCAAGTGATGCTGTCGGAGTTTGGCGCAG TACAACTGAAAAGAAGAGAGTGCTGCTTGGTCTTGGAGGAGGACATTATGTACCCCGTCATATGGACATAATTCA AAAAGAGGGAACTTGGGTTGGCCACCTCATATCTGGATATTCTCTTCCAATGGAAGATCCCGGGCAGACAAAATCGAGTATAAGTGCTGAAAGCATTGGAGGGACGTGGAAACAATCAATCCAAGTTGCTTTCGATGCTACAAAAGCAGCCTTCCCAGGCGGGGAAATCTTGGCTCATCTTGATCACAA GAGTTTCAAGGGTTGGCAGAAGACTGCCATCATAGATTTCCTAGGCAAGCAGAATATAAAGATAGGTAAGCAGGCAGATTTCTGCTGA